From the genome of Oncorhynchus masou masou isolate Uvic2021 unplaced genomic scaffold, UVic_Omas_1.1 unplaced_scaffold_8087, whole genome shotgun sequence:
agagacagagagtcagagagagaccagagagtctgtgtgtgtgtttcttcagcACCTGTTGGCTCTCTTGCAGCAGGAAGATGAGCTCCATGCGTACCGCCGAGGTGACCCCCCCTCCCTTGGCTCCGTGCAGGCTGCAGTAGGACAGGAAGACTCGGAGCAGAGCCTGGTTCTTCCTCAGCCACGCCTTCCTCCTTTCAGCATGAAGCTGCTTGGCTGCGGCGCCTACGCCCCAGCTGGTGGCGGCTCATACGCCCCCGCCTCCGTACCCCCGCCACCCCAGGGACTCCTCAAACAcgtcctctactcctcctccatcctcccatctctccagctcCTGGCTCTCCTCCTTCCCCGTCACCTGAAGAAGAGGACAGAGGGTTTGATCTTGATGCTGTTCTGGTACTGTAGCAGTAACAGATACAGGAAATACTGTTTAATTCAACTCTATCCAGTTCTGGTACAGTATGTCTGATGAGACGTGGTGGTTAGGATCTAGTAGGTGACATGTTTGAAGGTCAAATTACATTTCAatacagtcaattcaggaagtaaactgacatTTGGGAAAGTTTGCAGAAATTTGGCAACCCTCTTGAGTGTCCTTTAAAGGGAGCTGTGTACCTTGTAGTGgcagatgaagtgtgtgtgtaccttgtagtggcagatgaagtgtgtgtgtgatgaagtgtgtgtaccttgtagtggcagatgaagtgtgtgtgtgtgtacgttgtgCAGTGGCttgtagttgaagtgtgtgtgtgtgtaccttgtagtggcagatgaagtgtgtgtgtgtgtaccttgctAGTGgcagatgaagtgtgtgtgtgtgtaccttgtagtggcagatgaagtgtgtgtgtaccttgtagtggcagatgaagtgtgtgtaccttgtagttgcagatgcagtgtgtgtgtgtgtgtaccttgtagtggcagatgaagtgcagatgtgtgtgtgtgtgtaccttgtagtggcagatgaagtgtgtgtgtgtgtaccttgtagtggcagatgaagtgtgtgtgtgtgtaccttgatagtgtaccttgtagtggcagatgaagtgtgtgtgtgtgtaccttgtagtggcagattaatgtgtgtgtgtaccttgtagtggcagatgaagtgtgtgtgtgtgtgttacgtttacttggttatgtgttgtagttttgtatttgcatgtgtttatttcaggaaatggcttcctgaaatccctcaagcagctgatcgGTCGACTCCATGGCAAATTGAGCTGACCCCGCCCCGgccaagacgcagctgtctccaattactcTATTCCTTCTGGAAGCTATATATaaagctgtgtgttctgttcaaGAGAGATTTGCAGAGAATCATTGCTGGATTTGCAGAGATTGAATGAGGGAggtcattgctgagagaggaggttgatggctgataatttactatgttagttgttggtagcagttggtatgttctGTGAGGTTGTTGCTCAGATaaagcttatttgatgtcctttgtttcttagtttgtttgagaaattatttgttctcctgtttcatttgttcccagggggaagggaaggcacctaggagtgcttaggcaagaggctcGCGGGGCATACATATACTCCGTAGTATAATTCACTGGGTtcaggcacactaggtaagacctgcgGACCAGGCCCTGtatttggttagggcaccaggtggtgctaaattaggtaagtattggttaggcaggtaaggtagaggggggctttgagatttacttctttgctttggttccatccagcccttttccccatattaccgtgtaaaggaataaagtccttgtaaacgataccacattctgtctgttgtcatccttactcgcacctacagtccatacctctttcacttcacggagagtttagttgtagcagggtgttgcgtccTTCATAGAGGCGGCACAGTGTGTGTACCCTTTGTAGTggcagatggtgtgtgtgtgtgtaccttgtagtggcagatggtgtgtgtgtgtaccttgtagtggcagatggtgtgtgtgtgtgtgtaccttgtagtggcagatggtgtgtgtgtgtgtaccttagtGGCAGATGGTGTGTggcagatggtgtgtgtgtgtaccttgtagtggcagatggtgtgtgtgtgtaccttgtagtggcagatggtgtgtgtgtacaccttGTGGGCAGATGGTGTGTGTACCGagtggatggtgtgtgtgtaccttgtagtggcagatggtgtgtgtgtacaccttGTAGTGGCAGATGGTGTGTGTACCTTGTACACCTTTGTAGTGGccgatggtgtgtgtgtaccttgtagtggcagatggtgtgtgtgtacctagtGTAGTGGCAGAGTGGTGTGTGTACACCTTGTACCTTGTAGTGGccgatggtgtgtgtgtaccttgtagtggcccgatggtgtgtgtgtgtaccttgtagtTGCAGATGCGGTGCATGGCCCCTATCTCCTTCTCTAACCAGCTGTAAAGCTGAAAGCGCAGCTTCCCTCCGTCCACCTCATAGCCCGTAGCTAACGTCCTGAGCTCTGTCATCAGTATCTTCAGACACGCTCTGAACTTCAGCTGCTCTGCGATCACGTCCACCTCAGACTCACCCTGAGAGCAGAGATGGTTCTGGAAATATGTAGCACTTAACTGTCATAATAACTCTATATTAACAGTGTCATACCTATATAATATTCTTACAGAAAAAAATCAGATTTTTAATTAGACTGATACATATGATATTTTCAATAAACAAGAAAATTCTTTATCGTGTTAAATGATAAATGATCTTTTTGGATTACGTTAACAGACAAGGAACTCCCAACACTACTTGTTCCACTATCACAGAGCTTACGTATCAACTTGGTTTTCTTTGAAAGTAATCTCAACAGTCAATTATATTGACTAGTGGTTATATTGATAATGTCGCCAGCCCTACCTGAGAGTCCTCTTTCTGCAGCCCAGGTGGTCTCACCCCCCCAGACCCCTCGTCAGCTTTGGTCTCCACATCAGTCTTCTTCATTGTCAGACCCCCATCAGTATCATCTTCATCGTTCTTATCATCTCCCCAGTCCAGCTGGAGTCCATCGTCCTCCACTTTGACCAGAGGCTGGCTCCAGTCCAGTGTGGCTGAGCTCTCCTCTGTATCCCAGGCAGGATTGGCTTTAACTGGGGAAGGAGAGGCCCAGTCCAGGGCCCCCTGGTTCCCATTCTCCAGGGGCTGGCTAGAGCTGACGTTGGCCATGGAAGAGCCTTTATTTAGGGGGGACGAGGAGACTGACTTCTTGGTCACCTTGGGGATCTTAGAGAGCACCTCCAGGGCAAGCACTGGACAGCCCACCTTTATTACAAAACAGAATAACACTATTAGTAACATTAggaagtagccttccacaagccaaAACCGCTCATATGGCAGAAgcctcctgtttctgtagggtgAGGCAGCgagatgtacagtacaccccctggacaggacactagtctatctcctgtttct
Proteins encoded in this window:
- the LOC135537538 gene encoding dmX-like protein 2, yielding VCLEKMEDIQLAMVVARLYEADYESSSTCQSILYEKVLGCQRDGSGYHCTKLHPDPFLRSIAFWIMKDYTKALDTLLECIPKEDDENPDVMVKSCNPVVFSFYNYLRTHPLIIRRHYASPEGAVTSSLGLTSEKSSVDEINLIERKLFFTTANAHFKVGCPVLALEVLSKIPKVTKKSVSSSPLNKGSSMANVSSSQPLENGNQGALDWASPSPVKANPAWDTEESSATLDWSQPLVKVEDDGLQLDWGDDKNDEDDTDGGLTMKKTDVETKADEGSGGVRPPGLQKEDSQGESEVDVIAEQLKFRACLKILMTELRTLATGYEVDGGKLRFQLYSWLEKEIGAMHRICNYKVTGKEESQELERWEDGGGVEDVFEESLGWRGYGGGGV